Proteins encoded in a region of the Nocardia asteroides genome:
- a CDS encoding TetR family transcriptional regulator — protein sequence MRRSSAQTKAVILEAARERFAADGYDRTTIRAIAGDAGIDPSMVMRYYGSKQQLFANAVDLDLELPDLTVLPSDQVGQALAAHIADRWEGDEVLRILLRTAVTDTDSAERMRGIFAAQLVPMIAELTGDPAGAPARAGLAASQALGLALCRYVLLIPPVVDLSREAIIEWLGPTLQRYLVGTQ from the coding sequence ATGAGAAGGTCGTCGGCGCAGACCAAGGCCGTGATATTGGAGGCCGCCCGGGAGCGGTTCGCCGCCGATGGGTACGACCGCACGACGATCCGCGCGATCGCCGGTGATGCCGGCATCGATCCGTCCATGGTCATGCGCTACTACGGCAGCAAACAGCAATTGTTCGCCAATGCAGTGGATCTGGACCTGGAACTGCCCGACCTGACAGTCCTGCCGTCCGACCAAGTGGGCCAGGCCCTGGCCGCCCATATCGCCGATCGGTGGGAGGGCGACGAGGTGCTGCGGATCCTGCTGCGGACCGCGGTCACCGATACCGACAGCGCCGAGCGGATGCGCGGTATCTTCGCCGCTCAACTGGTCCCGATGATCGCCGAGCTCACCGGCGATCCCGCCGGGGCTCCGGCCCGGGCCGGGCTCGCGGCCTCCCAGGCACTCGGCTTGGCGCTGTGCCGGTATGTGCTGCTCATTCCGCCGGTGGTCGACCTCTCCCGCGAAGCCATCATCGAATGGCTCGGCCCCACACTGCAGCGCTACCTGGTCGGTACGCAATAA
- a CDS encoding alpha/beta fold hydrolase — translation MTSKPVFTRLAAIAAVLVGALAAFVVPVARAQPPTLGHQSQYLSRVESRYVDTELARFHYTRTGTGSPVVLVAGGGLWGYSWRDVIPALAAEHTVYAVDLPSQGFTELHRGDFAYDLPAMSQALATFLDAVGLHRTALVGHSWGGAWSLYFAEQHSDRVERLVLLDSPGLDAEKAPVTPLFTTPVVGELATDLTTRSFYADNIRGTFHNKHLVTEEVIDELYAPFSRPANRAGFLSLWRNMDFRLTDAGLARVAAPTLVLWGGADSWLPASQAGRLAARIPDAAATVLPNCGHTVHEDCPAQTNPLITGFLR, via the coding sequence ATGACATCGAAACCGGTGTTCACCCGGCTTGCCGCGATCGCCGCCGTGCTGGTCGGCGCACTTGCCGCCTTCGTCGTTCCCGTCGCGCGCGCGCAGCCGCCGACCCTGGGCCATCAGTCGCAGTACCTTTCGCGGGTGGAGTCACGGTATGTCGACACCGAGCTCGCTCGTTTCCACTACACCCGGACCGGGACCGGATCGCCCGTCGTGCTCGTCGCGGGTGGTGGGCTGTGGGGGTACTCCTGGCGAGACGTGATCCCGGCACTGGCCGCCGAACACACCGTCTATGCCGTCGACCTGCCCAGCCAGGGATTCACCGAACTGCACCGCGGCGACTTCGCCTACGATCTGCCGGCGATGTCGCAGGCGCTGGCGACCTTCCTCGATGCCGTGGGCCTGCACCGGACGGCGCTCGTCGGTCATTCGTGGGGTGGTGCCTGGAGCCTGTACTTCGCCGAGCAGCACTCCGACCGCGTCGAACGCCTCGTCCTGCTCGACTCGCCCGGTCTGGACGCCGAAAAGGCCCCGGTCACACCGCTGTTCACCACCCCTGTAGTAGGCGAGCTCGCGACCGACCTCACCACCCGGTCCTTCTATGCCGACAATATCCGCGGCACCTTCCACAACAAGCATCTGGTCACCGAAGAGGTGATCGACGAGCTCTACGCACCGTTCTCCCGGCCGGCCAATCGCGCGGGTTTCCTGTCGTTGTGGCGCAACATGGACTTCCGGCTCACCGACGCCGGGCTCGCCCGGGTCGCCGCACCCACGCTCGTGCTGTGGGGCGGCGCTGACAGCTGGCTGCCCGCATCCCAGGCGGGCCGCCTGGCAGCGCGCATCCCGGATGCGGCGGCCACCGTCCTCCCGAATTGCGGGCACACCGTCCATGAGGATTGCCCCGCGCAAACCAACCCGCTGATCACCGGATTCCTCCGCTGA
- a CDS encoding helix-turn-helix domain-containing protein, producing MRDDTTTARLRETVQTYLDVRGSLTDAAARMHVHKNTVHYRIRRAEEVLGRPLTVNRLETEVALMISEQLGLDQR from the coding sequence ATGCGCGACGATACGACGACCGCACGCCTTCGCGAAACGGTGCAAACCTATCTGGACGTCCGCGGCAGTCTCACCGACGCCGCCGCGCGCATGCACGTCCACAAGAACACCGTCCACTACCGGATACGCAGGGCCGAGGAAGTGCTCGGCCGCCCTTTGACGGTCAACCGGCTCGAAACCGAAGTCGCGCTGATGATCTCCGAGCAGCTCGGTCTCGATCAGCGGTGA
- a CDS encoding FAD-dependent oxidoreductase: MNNPIAEVLIVGAGPVGLTAAVVLEQRGHDVVIVDRQAEGANTSRAAVVHPHTLEILEPYGVVPALVERGVHTPTFTIRDRDRLLMAIPFNELPTAYPYTLMISQADTEKFLLDRLTALGGKVTRPATVTGITQEPDSVTATLSEGGPLHARYLLAADGMHSLARERSGIGFTGGTYAESFTLADVRLSGGVPTDEVILFFSPAGLVVVAPLPDDRFRIVATVDEAPQDPDIAFVQGLLDERGPQAHPVVVEEVVWGSRFRVHHRIADTFRHGRVLLAGDAGHVHSPAGGQGMNLGIEDAVTAATTLSRVLTGEPESLLDEYAAARRRTAATVVSTASRLTDLATASARVRPMRNTAMALAGKAAPVRNRLAWRLSGLDRR, from the coding sequence ATGAACAATCCGATAGCGGAAGTGCTGATCGTCGGAGCGGGCCCGGTCGGCCTGACCGCGGCGGTTGTACTGGAACAACGGGGACACGACGTTGTGATCGTCGACCGGCAGGCCGAGGGCGCCAACACCTCCCGCGCGGCCGTGGTACACCCGCACACCCTGGAAATACTGGAGCCCTACGGCGTGGTCCCGGCCCTGGTGGAGCGCGGCGTGCACACCCCGACCTTCACGATCCGCGACCGGGATCGCCTGCTGATGGCGATTCCGTTCAACGAGCTTCCCACCGCCTACCCGTACACGCTGATGATCTCCCAGGCCGACACCGAGAAATTCCTGCTGGATCGGCTCACCGCACTGGGCGGGAAGGTCACCCGCCCGGCCACGGTCACCGGGATAACGCAGGAACCGGATTCGGTCACCGCGACCCTTTCGGAAGGCGGGCCGCTTCATGCGCGCTACCTGCTGGCGGCGGACGGCATGCACAGCCTGGCGCGGGAACGGTCGGGAATCGGATTCACCGGCGGCACCTACGCCGAATCGTTCACCCTCGCCGACGTCCGCCTCAGCGGCGGAGTACCCACCGACGAGGTCATCCTGTTCTTCTCACCGGCCGGGCTGGTAGTGGTCGCGCCGCTGCCCGACGACAGATTTCGGATCGTGGCGACCGTGGACGAGGCACCGCAGGACCCGGATATCGCGTTCGTGCAGGGATTGCTCGATGAACGCGGCCCGCAGGCCCACCCGGTCGTGGTCGAAGAAGTGGTGTGGGGGTCACGTTTCCGCGTCCACCACCGGATCGCCGACACCTTCCGCCACGGCCGGGTCCTGCTCGCCGGCGATGCCGGGCACGTGCACTCACCGGCAGGCGGCCAGGGAATGAACCTCGGTATCGAGGACGCCGTCACGGCCGCGACGACGCTGTCCCGGGTCCTGACCGGTGAACCGGAAAGCCTGCTCGATGAATACGCCGCCGCTCGGCGCCGCACCGCCGCAACCGTGGTATCCACAGCGAGCCGGCTCACCGACCTGGCCACCGCCTCCGCGCGGGTGCGACCGATGCGCAATACCGCTATGGCGCTGGCAGGTAAGGCCGCGCCCGTGCGGAACCGGTTGGCGTGGCGCCTGTCCGGACTCGACCGCCGCTGA
- a CDS encoding SDR family oxidoreductase, translated as MDLELTGKTAVVTGASRGIGLAIAEALTAEGVRVVGGARTITPELEKVSIAAVSADLSTAEGATRLIDGALAELGGIDILVNNVGAGDADLLGLGGFLDVTDDQWRNLFDLNLFSAVWATRAALPSLLQRRGSIVNISSIFAQTPTPGPIGYSEAKAALTALSKRLSDEFGPHGVRVNTVSPGVVGSPLWRGPESFGTNVAAAQGISHAELLENLGDIFNIASGRISEPEEVAALIAFLVSDKSANIVGADFVIDGGTIKTV; from the coding sequence ATGGATCTCGAATTGACCGGCAAGACAGCAGTTGTCACCGGAGCCAGCCGCGGTATCGGATTGGCCATAGCCGAGGCATTGACTGCCGAAGGCGTGCGGGTCGTCGGTGGCGCCCGCACCATCACACCTGAACTGGAGAAGGTAAGTATCGCTGCGGTGTCAGCTGATCTGAGCACTGCGGAGGGAGCGACGCGGCTGATCGACGGTGCACTCGCCGAGCTCGGCGGTATCGACATCCTGGTCAACAACGTGGGCGCGGGTGATGCGGATCTGCTGGGACTGGGCGGCTTTCTCGATGTCACCGACGATCAGTGGCGAAATCTATTCGACCTCAATCTGTTCAGCGCCGTATGGGCCACGCGGGCAGCACTGCCTAGCCTACTGCAACGGCGTGGATCGATCGTGAACATATCCTCGATTTTCGCCCAAACCCCTACCCCCGGCCCAATCGGCTACAGCGAGGCCAAGGCCGCGCTGACTGCCCTCAGTAAACGACTCAGCGACGAGTTCGGCCCGCACGGGGTGCGCGTCAACACCGTATCGCCTGGTGTGGTGGGTAGTCCGCTGTGGCGCGGTCCGGAAAGTTTCGGAACAAACGTCGCTGCGGCACAGGGTATTTCTCATGCCGAACTACTGGAGAACCTCGGTGATATTTTCAATATCGCCTCCGGCCGGATCTCCGAGCCGGAAGAGGTCGCGGCACTGATCGCCTTCCTCGTTTCCGATAAGTCTGCCAATATCGTGGGGGCGGACTTCGTCATCGACGGCGGCACCATCAAGACTGTCTGA
- a CDS encoding EF-hand domain-containing protein — translation MISDFLDRKLSKRFHAYDVNGDGVIERGDFALAVERMGQAFGREPDDPEMQRVAELNFAVWDRLVAHCDANSDGKVSEEEFKEASLSGSLETVDSFEEDYLPLINAALDIADADRDGKLTATEFTLWAGSLLNHSQPEIDEILRHFDRDDDGLISREVVLASIREYFFNDSPDSAGSWVVDPSPGQ, via the coding sequence ATGATCTCTGATTTTCTCGACCGCAAACTCAGCAAGCGCTTCCATGCCTACGACGTGAATGGGGACGGTGTTATCGAGCGCGGCGACTTCGCGCTCGCGGTGGAACGTATGGGACAGGCCTTCGGACGGGAACCCGATGACCCCGAGATGCAGCGGGTCGCGGAGTTGAATTTCGCTGTGTGGGATCGACTGGTCGCTCATTGCGACGCGAACAGCGACGGGAAGGTAAGCGAAGAAGAGTTCAAAGAAGCATCTCTGTCAGGTTCGTTGGAGACGGTCGACTCGTTCGAAGAAGACTACCTTCCCCTGATCAACGCGGCTCTGGACATCGCGGACGCCGATCGTGACGGAAAGCTGACCGCGACCGAGTTCACTCTGTGGGCCGGTTCACTGCTGAACCATTCGCAGCCCGAGATCGATGAAATTCTCCGTCATTTCGATCGCGACGACGACGGACTGATCTCACGAGAGGTCGTCCTCGCCTCGATCCGCGAATACTTCTTCAACGACTCGCCGGACTCGGCGGGAAGCTGGGTGGTCGATCCGTCTCCCGGCCAATAA
- a CDS encoding metalloregulator ArsR/SmtB family transcription factor: MGHGVEGRDRPVARLDPESAAHVATTLQALATPSRLMILTELRQGPVSVSALADAIGMEQSAVSHQLRLLRNLGLVTGTRTGRSIVYSLYDNHVAQLLDEAIYHSEHLRLGLSDRPEAVG; encoded by the coding sequence ATGGGACACGGCGTCGAAGGCAGGGACCGGCCTGTCGCGCGCCTGGACCCGGAATCGGCCGCGCATGTGGCGACCACGCTGCAAGCGCTCGCCACCCCGAGCCGGTTGATGATCCTCACCGAGCTGCGCCAAGGGCCCGTGTCGGTGAGTGCGCTGGCCGACGCCATCGGCATGGAGCAGTCCGCCGTGTCACACCAGCTTCGGCTTCTGCGCAACCTGGGTCTGGTCACGGGAACGCGCACCGGCCGCAGCATCGTCTACAGCCTCTATGACAATCACGTCGCCCAACTGCTGGACGAGGCGATCTATCACAGCGAACATCTGCGCCTCGGGTTGTCCGACCGCCCCGAGGCCGTGGGCTGA
- a CDS encoding serine/threonine protein phosphatase has product MRTGTTASMPRIKTSWLLGAMGASASRRASRSINADAVGTETNATTGATAFVVADGVGDHLLAARAARTVAAAAARFGAREGARAGIIAAQRELLREVPEPSADSVLVVAVLPAAGRPDGPCEVAWVGDCRAYRWNGRVLHQITTDHTVAEMCRARGRVPTPRMGHLVTTSARTARPDEIGYAATGSSTGRLLLSTDGVHKPLSIATIKAILAEGDTAHAIANTLVDAAVLAGGKDNATALAVDLPSRAADC; this is encoded by the coding sequence ATGCGAACCGGCACCACCGCGAGCATGCCGCGGATCAAGACCTCGTGGCTGCTCGGCGCCATGGGCGCCTCGGCGAGCCGGCGCGCGTCGCGGTCGATCAACGCCGACGCGGTAGGGACCGAAACCAACGCCACGACCGGGGCGACCGCGTTCGTCGTCGCCGACGGCGTCGGGGACCATCTGCTGGCTGCCCGGGCGGCCCGCACGGTCGCCGCGGCGGCGGCGCGGTTCGGTGCACGCGAGGGGGCGCGGGCGGGCATCATCGCGGCCCAGCGGGAACTGCTGCGCGAGGTCCCGGAGCCGTCGGCCGACAGCGTGCTCGTCGTCGCAGTGCTGCCCGCCGCCGGTCGGCCCGATGGGCCCTGTGAGGTGGCTTGGGTGGGTGACTGTCGCGCTTACCGGTGGAACGGCCGGGTACTGCACCAGATCACCACCGATCACACCGTCGCCGAGATGTGCCGAGCTCGCGGACGCGTTCCTACGCCACGCATGGGCCATCTCGTCACCACCTCCGCCCGCACCGCGCGTCCGGACGAAATCGGCTACGCCGCGACCGGGTCGAGCACGGGCAGGCTGCTGCTGAGCACCGACGGAGTGCACAAGCCACTGAGCATCGCCACGATCAAGGCGATACTGGCGGAAGGCGACACGGCGCACGCCATCGCGAACACCCTGGTGGACGCCGCCGTTCTGGCCGGAGGGAAAGACAACGCCACCGCGCTGGCCGTGGACTTGCCCTCCCGCGCCGCCGACTGCTGA
- a CDS encoding ricin-type beta-trefoil lectin domain protein: MNRLKKLAAALCVAPMVILALSGPSAQADNSWATGHLVGAAGKCMAVSGGGSADRTPIVLADCTGAVNQQWVVQPDGSLTALGKCLGLVGTGTGSGTLTHLYTCNATKRQQWRSDGSRLRNVHTGKCLDIVDGSTDSGARLQIWECHEGANQKWSLPRTGPVVGPGGKCMDVYGGSDAAGTSIVLWPCLGGANQRWTVNADGTLQILGKCLDVDGGATKNGTRVQLWPCNGAEAQRWEKGGTPTRSTLRNPQSGRCLDAEDVSDGTQLRIWNCHGQPWRLPAHIK, translated from the coding sequence ATGAACCGACTTAAAAAGCTGGCAGCGGCGCTCTGTGTGGCTCCTATGGTGATTCTGGCGCTATCTGGCCCGTCAGCGCAGGCCGATAACTCTTGGGCTACCGGCCATTTAGTGGGGGCGGCTGGTAAATGCATGGCCGTGAGTGGGGGCGGCTCAGCAGATCGTACGCCGATCGTGTTGGCGGACTGTACCGGCGCAGTGAACCAGCAATGGGTGGTTCAGCCTGACGGCTCCCTGACCGCTCTTGGCAAATGTCTCGGCCTTGTCGGCACCGGAACCGGGAGTGGAACACTGACCCATCTGTATACTTGCAACGCAACAAAAAGACAGCAGTGGAGGTCGGACGGATCGAGGCTGCGTAACGTGCATACGGGTAAATGCCTGGATATCGTGGACGGCTCCACCGATAGCGGTGCCCGGCTTCAGATCTGGGAATGTCACGAGGGGGCGAACCAGAAGTGGAGCCTCCCTAGGACCGGCCCTGTCGTCGGGCCTGGCGGCAAGTGCATGGACGTTTACGGGGGCTCAGATGCCGCGGGCACATCGATTGTGTTGTGGCCCTGCCTTGGGGGAGCGAACCAGAGGTGGACCGTTAACGCAGACGGCACGCTGCAAATCCTCGGAAAATGCCTTGACGTAGACGGTGGCGCCACGAAGAACGGCACGCGAGTGCAGTTGTGGCCCTGCAATGGAGCCGAAGCGCAGCGGTGGGAAAAGGGCGGAACACCAACGCGTTCTACGCTCCGTAACCCTCAGTCGGGTCGATGCCTGGACGCCGAGGATGTTTCCGATGGCACCCAGCTGCGGATTTGGAACTGCCACGGGCAGCCGTGGCGACTTCCGGCCCACATCAAGTAG
- a CDS encoding trehalose-6-phosphate synthase, with protein sequence MSAYRLRIGLFHHTPFPPPEVFAALPAADEILCSLAKLDWAGFHTDAFADNFRQTLVGQPALPALGVHPLGIDRPAIEALARSRASRIRPSRHALVLSVERLDYTKAPVHKVDAIAALLDHRPDLHGRLVFRLVCPPPEPGISAYDTTRRTLERRTTEINDAWRVGSWQPIDYIPHNLPLPEVIDHYLAADVFWVTSLQDGMNLTAKEFIAAQSAVTGPGFRPGVLVLSRYAGAATELGDAALLTDPNSPEDLTTTLARALSLDRTERRTRAKRLSRLLGHDRPIDWATRIIGAIRAHTPGPAAVPITCGASQRHEPHLLPRPSGRPGTTVGTG encoded by the coding sequence TTGAGCGCATATCGCCTGCGCATCGGACTGTTCCACCACACTCCGTTCCCACCGCCGGAGGTGTTCGCTGCCCTGCCCGCCGCAGACGAAATCCTCTGCTCGCTCGCGAAGTTGGATTGGGCTGGTTTTCACACCGATGCCTTCGCCGACAACTTTCGACAAACTCTGGTCGGCCAGCCCGCACTGCCAGCCTTGGGTGTGCATCCGCTGGGTATCGACCGTCCAGCCATCGAAGCACTCGCCCGCAGCCGCGCCTCGCGCATACGACCGAGCCGACACGCATTGGTGCTCTCTGTCGAACGTCTCGACTACACTAAAGCCCCTGTACACAAAGTCGACGCCATAGCGGCGTTGCTCGACCACCGCCCGGACCTGCACGGCCGACTGGTGTTCCGGCTCGTCTGCCCACCACCGGAACCAGGCATTTCCGCATACGACACCACTCGCCGCACTCTCGAGCGACGCACCACCGAGATCAACGACGCCTGGCGTGTCGGCAGTTGGCAACCAATCGACTATATCCCGCATAATCTGCCGCTCCCGGAGGTGATCGACCACTACCTGGCCGCGGACGTGTTCTGGGTAACGTCCCTGCAGGACGGCATGAACCTGACTGCGAAGGAATTCATCGCCGCCCAGTCGGCGGTGACCGGACCCGGCTTCCGCCCCGGGGTGCTGGTGCTGTCCCGCTACGCCGGTGCCGCAACCGAACTCGGCGACGCCGCCCTACTCACCGACCCGAATTCCCCCGAGGACCTCACCACCACGCTGGCCCGCGCCCTGTCCCTCGACCGCACCGAGCGCCGCACTCGCGCGAAACGTCTGTCCCGCCTCTTGGGCCACGACCGGCCCATCGACTGGGCAACCCGCATCATCGGCGCCATCCGCGCCCACACACCCGGCCCGGCCGCAGTGCCGATCACCTGTGGCGCAAGTCAGCGCCATGAGCCGCACCTACTGCCACGACCGAGTGGCCGACCTGGAACCACGGTTGGCACTGGATGA
- a CDS encoding methyltransferase domain-containing protein, whose product MVSAFDRHLDAFRGYQATPWGRLRYEQVAANLGRHLPDRPSLAVLDVGGGNGLDAVRLAALGHRVTIVDMSRASLDEAMALAAAHGCADSIETRCADIADLTAVAVCDSYDVVMAHNVLQYAPRRAEALESMVSVLRPGGLLSVLVPNPASDPLTAAVRRGELDEAVRLLDAATRTSVTYDTEIDAVTATELAAELVAAGLGRPVRYGVRAVCDLISDDDAKHDPQFFAELLRLENLLADRHPYVETARFAHLIAAKPEATLPDSVADLEARRVPMDLAGYERRVRAEQCFVCAFLAGEPGYEHHTVFDDGEHVAFLNRYPTLPAYVLVVPRRHVEDVVGDLTTEQYLRLQSVVHRIARAVAAVTNPERTYVMSLGAKLGNAHVHWHIAPLPPGVPYACQQLYAVDASNGILDYNDTEMTQFATRIRAALADDS is encoded by the coding sequence ATGGTCTCGGCATTCGATCGGCACTTGGACGCATTCCGCGGTTATCAGGCCACGCCGTGGGGTCGGCTGCGCTACGAGCAGGTCGCAGCCAACCTTGGCCGCCACCTGCCGGACCGGCCATCGCTGGCGGTGCTCGACGTGGGCGGCGGGAATGGCTTGGATGCGGTGCGCTTGGCCGCTCTGGGACACCGCGTGACTATCGTCGACATGTCGCGGGCCTCGCTCGATGAGGCCATGGCGCTGGCCGCGGCGCACGGTTGCGCGGATTCGATCGAGACCCGATGCGCAGACATCGCGGATCTGACCGCTGTGGCGGTGTGCGATTCGTACGACGTGGTCATGGCCCACAATGTGCTGCAATACGCGCCGCGCCGAGCCGAAGCGCTCGAGTCGATGGTGTCGGTGCTGCGGCCGGGCGGACTGCTGTCGGTGCTCGTGCCCAACCCCGCCAGCGACCCGTTGACCGCGGCTGTGCGGCGCGGGGAGCTGGATGAGGCGGTGCGGCTGCTGGACGCTGCGACCCGGACGTCGGTCACCTACGACACCGAGATCGACGCCGTCACCGCGACCGAGTTGGCTGCCGAGTTGGTCGCCGCGGGTCTGGGTCGACCGGTCCGTTACGGGGTGCGCGCGGTGTGCGATCTGATCAGTGACGACGACGCCAAACACGATCCGCAGTTCTTCGCCGAGCTGTTGCGGCTGGAGAATCTGCTCGCCGACCGGCACCCCTATGTCGAAACGGCCCGCTTCGCCCATCTGATCGCGGCGAAACCCGAAGCGACACTACCGGACAGTGTGGCTGACCTCGAGGCGCGCCGTGTGCCGATGGATCTGGCCGGCTACGAACGGCGGGTGCGGGCCGAGCAGTGTTTCGTGTGCGCCTTCCTGGCCGGCGAGCCCGGCTACGAGCACCACACGGTCTTCGACGACGGCGAGCATGTCGCGTTCCTGAACCGGTATCCCACGTTGCCCGCCTATGTGCTGGTGGTGCCGCGCCGCCACGTCGAAGACGTGGTGGGCGATCTCACCACCGAGCAGTACCTGCGGCTGCAATCGGTGGTGCACCGGATCGCCCGCGCCGTCGCCGCGGTGACGAATCCGGAGCGTACCTACGTGATGTCGCTGGGCGCGAAACTCGGCAACGCGCATGTTCACTGGCACATCGCCCCGCTGCCGCCCGGCGTGCCCTACGCCTGCCAGCAGCTCTACGCGGTCGACGCATCCAACGGCATCCTCGACTACAACGACACCGAGATGACGCAGTTCGCGACGCGGATCCGTGCAGCACTGGCCGACGACTCATGA
- a CDS encoding adenosine-specific kinase, whose protein sequence is MELTAVRIDKPDDLNVIIGQSHFIKTVEDLHETLVGVGPHLRFGLAFCEASGPRLIRHSGNDDSLVELATKNAAAIAAGHSFIVFLREGYPVNVLNAVKQVPEVCGIFCATANPVEVLIAESELGRGILGVVDGSAPLGVESTDDQAARKQLLRRIGYKL, encoded by the coding sequence GTGGAGTTGACAGCCGTGCGCATCGACAAACCGGATGATCTCAACGTCATCATCGGACAGTCCCACTTCATCAAAACCGTGGAGGACCTGCACGAAACCCTCGTGGGGGTCGGACCTCACCTGCGGTTCGGGCTGGCGTTCTGCGAGGCTTCCGGACCACGCCTGATCCGTCACTCCGGCAACGACGATTCGCTGGTCGAGCTCGCCACGAAGAACGCGGCGGCGATCGCGGCGGGACACTCGTTCATCGTCTTCCTCCGCGAGGGCTACCCGGTCAATGTGCTCAATGCCGTGAAGCAGGTCCCGGAAGTGTGCGGGATCTTCTGTGCCACGGCCAATCCCGTGGAAGTCCTCATCGCCGAGTCCGAGCTGGGGCGAGGAATCCTCGGAGTCGTCGACGGTTCCGCGCCGCTCGGCGTGGAAAGCACCGACGACCAGGCGGCCCGCAAGCAGCTACTGCGCCGGATCGGCTACAAATTGTGA